In the genome of Actinomadura graeca, one region contains:
- a CDS encoding C40 family peptidase — protein MLSSAAAKAAAALGAGVTAVALLWVLVIVLAVAAVSGAGCGAAQAGAAAPGAVVSQPAPAAAASDIPPDYLTLYRKAGRDYQLSWTVLAAIGKVESDHGRDRGPGVVRGANHAGAAGPMQIGVGGAAGNSWARFGVDGDGDGDRDVHDPADAIPAAARILIEDKGLRGDVRTAVGRYNGSGPQAEAYAGKVMALAGRYAAGGPAPGGSAPSGRLAGGPAGGACEGAGGGPGAGAMAGPTGRRILDWAMRWLKTPYQWGAGGWAGPTGWACAHGRCGRAFDCSGLTMHAVAQATGGRIKIAHFTGAQYNDPRGTHVAFGQLQPGDLVFFSHPGALVSHHVGVFAGAGTMVHAPHTGDWVKVSPITTGYYRREFSGGTRFSVDGRP, from the coding sequence ATGCTGTCATCGGCGGCCGCCAAGGCCGCGGCCGCGCTCGGCGCGGGCGTCACGGCCGTCGCGCTGTTGTGGGTGCTGGTGATCGTGCTGGCGGTGGCCGCCGTCAGCGGCGCGGGCTGCGGCGCCGCCCAGGCCGGTGCCGCGGCCCCGGGCGCTGTGGTCTCCCAGCCCGCACCGGCCGCCGCAGCCAGTGACATTCCCCCGGACTACCTGACGCTTTACCGCAAGGCCGGCCGCGACTATCAGCTCAGCTGGACGGTGCTGGCGGCGATCGGGAAGGTGGAGTCCGACCACGGCCGCGACCGGGGGCCGGGGGTCGTCCGGGGCGCCAACCACGCCGGTGCCGCCGGGCCGATGCAGATCGGGGTGGGCGGCGCCGCCGGGAACTCCTGGGCGCGCTTCGGGGTCGACGGGGACGGTGATGGTGACCGCGACGTCCACGACCCGGCCGACGCCATCCCGGCCGCCGCCCGGATCCTGATCGAGGACAAGGGTCTGCGCGGCGACGTGCGCACCGCGGTAGGCCGCTACAACGGCAGCGGCCCGCAGGCCGAGGCCTACGCCGGCAAGGTGATGGCGCTGGCCGGACGCTACGCCGCCGGCGGCCCTGCTCCCGGCGGCTCTGCTCCCTCCGGCCGCCTGGCCGGCGGGCCGGCCGGTGGCGCCTGCGAGGGCGCCGGCGGCGGGCCCGGTGCGGGCGCGATGGCCGGGCCGACCGGCCGGCGGATCCTGGACTGGGCGATGCGCTGGCTGAAGACGCCCTATCAGTGGGGCGCGGGCGGCTGGGCGGGGCCGACCGGGTGGGCGTGCGCGCATGGGCGCTGCGGCCGCGCTTTTGACTGCAGCGGACTGACCATGCACGCGGTCGCGCAGGCCACCGGCGGGCGCATCAAAATCGCGCATTTCACCGGCGCGCAGTACAACGACCCGCGCGGCACCCATGTCGCTTTCGGGCAGCTGCAGCCGGGTGATCTGGTGTTCTTTTCCCATCCCGGTGCTCTGGTGTCGCATCACGTCGGTGTTTTCGCCGGGGCCGGGACGATGGTGCACGCCCCGCACACCGGCGACTGGGTGAAGGTCTCGCCCATCACCACCGGCTATTACCGCCGTGAATTCAGCGGCGGCACCCGTTTTTCTGTGGACGGGCGCCCCTGA
- a CDS encoding VOC family protein has protein sequence MSERLKGIAYVELYVADGPAIVDHYVNGLLFEEIGIAYGWQQRSVLLASGTAQVLITSPQGAGGPVADYLARHGDGVADIAVYVSELATVLTRAHRAGLRVLQEPTYPTMTDDVRIARIDGAGSVQHTLIAASPGLPPEWPPGFVWEPPAAPRPSIAPALESLRPRGFDHFAWCLPTGSLESVVSQYRETFGMTIAGSDQITAGATVANSHVLRGDSGLTHVMVETDRILQPHPGGHIEEFIERHAAAGVQHIALATDDLLTAVPQHADGGVQFLPTPGTYYEMLPRHLRQHPAVNDQLADLHTHGILLDQDGDGLIYQIFTTSPHTRDTLFYELIQRRGGATGFGHRNAQALFEAREAHATLGSAPQPDPG, from the coding sequence GTGTCTGAGCGCCTGAAAGGCATCGCCTACGTCGAGCTGTATGTCGCCGACGGCCCCGCCATCGTCGACCACTACGTCAACGGGCTGCTGTTTGAGGAGATCGGCATCGCCTACGGGTGGCAGCAACGCTCGGTCCTGCTGGCCAGCGGCACCGCGCAGGTCCTCATCACCTCGCCGCAGGGAGCGGGCGGGCCGGTGGCCGACTACCTGGCCCGCCACGGTGATGGCGTCGCCGACATCGCCGTGTACGTCAGCGAACTGGCCACCGTCCTGACCCGGGCGCACCGGGCGGGCCTGCGGGTCCTGCAGGAACCCACCTACCCCACCATGACCGACGACGTGCGGATCGCCCGCATCGACGGAGCCGGGTCAGTGCAGCACACCCTCATCGCCGCCAGCCCCGGCCTGCCGCCCGAATGGCCGCCGGGGTTCGTCTGGGAGCCGCCCGCCGCGCCCCGGCCCTCCATCGCACCGGCCCTGGAATCGCTGCGCCCCCGCGGATTCGACCACTTCGCCTGGTGCCTGCCCACCGGCAGCCTGGAAAGCGTGGTCTCCCAGTACCGCGAGACCTTCGGCATGACCATCGCCGGCAGCGACCAGATCACCGCGGGCGCCACCGTCGCCAACAGCCACGTGCTCCGCGGCGACAGCGGCCTCACCCACGTCATGGTCGAAACCGACCGGATCCTGCAACCCCACCCCGGCGGCCACATCGAGGAGTTCATCGAACGCCACGCCGCCGCGGGAGTACAGCACATCGCCCTGGCCACCGACGACCTGCTCACCGCCGTGCCCCAGCACGCCGACGGGGGCGTGCAGTTCCTGCCCACCCCCGGCACCTACTACGAGATGCTGCCCCGCCACCTGCGCCAGCACCCCGCCGTCAACGACCAGCTCGCAGACCTGCACACTCACGGAATCCTGCTCGACCAGGACGGCGACGGGCTGATCTACCAGATCTTCACCACCTCCCCGCACACCCGCGACACCCTGTTCTACGAACTCATCCAGCGCCGCGGTGGCGCCACCGGATTCGGCCACCGCAACGCCCAAGCACTGTTTGAGGCCCGCGAAGCCCACGCCACGCTGGGCAGCGCCCCCCAGCCTGACCCGGGCTGA